The DNA region GTGGAAAAAGTCGGCTTTTTTGTCATTCCGAACACGCAGTGGAGGAATCCCTATTGTGCCGAGATTCTTTGCTTCTGCGTTTGTCAGGGCACGGGATTTTATCAGTGCCTCATGGGCTTTTAATGTAAATGTGTGGAAAACTCAATTTTGTGGGCACCTGAAGGGTGAACAACCCCGAAGGGGTGACGTATTATGCCCAGCGTTTCCAGCGCTGGGTATCGTAGGAAACGATTCGTAGTCCCGTTAGGGACGACGCTATCGCGCGTTATTTCTCAAGCCTACGAGAGCTATGGCAATGGTCCCCAAGAATCCTGTTATTCCTGACGACTGAGGACTAACGACTGAGGACTACTTGTTATTCGGGACGCTGAACTCGCGGGTTTTGGCCCCCGCACGGGCAGCGCGGGCCTGCGGAGGTGTGCCCACTTCCTGTCCGTACTTCTCAAGCATTACGGGAACCATGGCCCCCTCAGCTTCTTTGACGAAGGCCATCTTGCCTTCCGCATCCATATCAATGCGCACATAGTCGCCTAGCTTCACCTGGCTTGTAGCAACCAGGTTGGCCAGTGGAAAGACGATAAAACGCTCAATGGCACGCTTGAGGTGGCGTGCTCCGTACTTGAGGTCGGTGCCTTTTTCCAGCAGAAAGCTCTTCACCCGGGGCATGCAGTTAAAGACAAACTGGCTGTTCCCCGTCGCCTGCAGAATGCGCTGTTGCACCATGCCCAGCTCGATTTCGAGGATGCGCTCGAGGTGCGCGGGCTGCAACATCTTAAAGACCACCATCTTATCAATGCGGTTCATGAACTCAGGGGAGAACTTGCGCCGCGCCGCCTCCTGGGCGGTGCGGGTGATCTTGTCGTCGAGCTTGGAATCCACTAAGGCCGGTCTCTGGGCAAAACCCATGGCCCCGTGGATAAGCTCGTTCGTCTCACTGGCGCCGAGATTCGAGGTCATGATGATGATGCAATGGGAGAGGTCCACGCGGCGGTTGTCACCCAGGGTGAGTGTGGCTTTATCCAGTATCCCCAGCAGAAGCTGCCAGAGCGCGTCGCTGGCCTTTTCGATCTCGTCGAACAGCAGCAGGGAGAGGCGAAGTTTTTCCGTGTGCCACTCGTTCAGGGCCTCCTGGGTCAGCAGCGGATGGGTTTCGCGATGGCCGAGGTAGCCCGGTGGCGAGCCAATCAGCTTGGCAATCTCGTGGCTGTGCTGAAATTCAGCGCAATCAATCTTGATGCAGGCCTTGGGATCTCCGAAGAGCGCCTCGGCCATGGCCTCGACCACGCGCGTTTTGCCGGAGCCGGTGGGCCCCAGAAACAACAGATTGCCCACGGGGCGCCCTGGGGGAGTCAGGCCGGCCAGAAACATCTGGTAGATTTGTGTGACCTTCTCAATGGCGGCGTCCTGGCCCACGATTTTCCGCCGCAATGCCGCTTCAAAATCTAGTGCGTCGTTGCCGCGCCGGGTGGGATCCAACGCTGTATTCAATCCTGTCCTCATAATGCCTGTGCCCCTTCCTGTCGGGCAGTTATTCTGACTGCGTCTCTCTCCCTAATACATTTGATGCAAGATGGGCAGCTTTGGAATCACCCTTTTGGAAATCTTGGGTACACTGCCTTGACTGTCCGCTTGCCCGGTCTCCCCTGAACGAACATCTTTGCGAAATACAACCTGCTTCTAAGGTATACACCGGGGTTGCAGGCTGCTTGAGAAGTGCTAGTATGCGGATTCTCCCCGAGAAGAATTGGAAGTACTTTACATGGAGCCTCGCAAGTTATCTCTTGGTGTATCTCACGTCAATTCATTTTTTGTTTTTCTGATTCTGATTTTGCTCGGCGGATGCGGGTTTTCGCGTTCCCAAATCGGGCAAACCGGAAATCCTGCGCCGGCACAGGCAGCGGCCACCTCCGCTACGGTGGCAACCACCGGCCTTCCATCCGGAGCTGCGCCGTTCCATTACACCGTCAAGCGCGGTGAAAGCATTCCGGCAGTGGTGCGGCAATTTATTTCGCACACGTCGTATATGACAGGCGCCGAACTGGAAAGCGCCTTGCGCGAGGCCAACAACAAGCCTAAAGGAAATGGTCTGAAGCCGGGCGAAGACCTTATTATCCCCGGCTATGAGACGGAGCCGATTGTGGAGCACTCGGTTACGGTGCCGAAAAATTTTGAAGTGCGGGCCATTTACCTGACGGGAACGATGGCGGGCAGTGACCACGGCATACGCATCATCCGGCGATGGCACGATCTGGGCGGGAACGCCGTGGTCTTCGACATCAAAGACAGCGATGGTTCGGTAAATATTGCCTTCGACCATCCCCTGGCCCCCAAGGTCAAACACCATTCCATTGCCAACCTGCCTAAATTCATCCGGTTTCTGCATTCCGAAAACATGCATGCCATTGCGCGCATCGCTCTCTTCCGCGATGAACACATTGCGCGCGACTACCCGGAGCTGGCCGTGCAATCAAAGCGTGCTCTGGCAGGCACGCAGACTGCACCTAAGCCGAATAAGGCTGCGCAAGACAATGCAGCCGCGCAGAATAATGTAGTCGCGCAGACTCCAGCTAACCAGAATCAAACCACCCCGGACCAAAGCACGCAAGCTCAGGCAACCCAGACTCAGGCTGCGCAAAATGAATCCGCACAAAATCAAGCTGCGCAAGCCACGACTGTGCAGAAAGAAGCTCCGCAGAAGAAAGTTGCGCAAAAGAAACCTGCGCAGAACAAGACCGCCCCTCAGCCCTGGCGGGAGAACGGCAAATTGGTCTGGGCCGATACTTCAAATCCCAAAGTTCAGGAATATAACCTGGCGCTGGCGAAATTTGTTGCCGGCTCAGGGGCCGATGAAGTTCAATTTGACTATGTCCGCTTCCCCGCCGAAGGCGACCAGAAAGATGCTTGGTTTGCTTTCATGAAAAGCCATCCCGAGTGGCAGCGCGCCGATGTGATTGCCGATTTTCTGTCGCGCGCCTACTCAGAGCTGCATCCTGCAGGCGTGCTGCTCTCGCTCGATGTTTTTGGTGTGATGGCGTGGCAGCGCTCGGTTGACCTGAACCACACCGGCCAGGACATTGTTCGCATGGCAAAATATTGCGACGTGCTCTCGCCTATGATTTATCCTTCGCACTTCTTTGGCATGGATGGTTACAGGCGGCCGGGCGATGCGCCGGAACACTTTATCTCCAGTTCAATGCAGCGCTTCGAGAAGGTAACGCAGGGCAGCGGTGTAGTGCTGAGGCCGTGGCTGCAGGCCTTTGGCTGGCGCACCAGCACATATTCGCCACAGTACATCGAAACCCAGGTAAAAGTCGCCAAAAACAACGGCGGAGTCGGTTTCCTGTTCTGGAACGCGCGCAACGACTATGGCCGTCCCTTCACAGCCATGCCGGTGATGACCCACAAAATGGATGAGTACTTCCAGGCAGCCACCAAAAAATCATAACCGGAGCCGCTGTGAGCAAAGCGAACAGCAGCTATTGCGCCGGCTTGCGGCGCGCGGTGGGAGCCCCCGGCTTTAGCCGGGGGTAAGGTTGTAGCGTTTTGGGGCTTCAGCCCCGGCGTTTTTGTAAGTTAGGACATTTGCTATGCAGCCCCGAGGTAGTTCCTTCCTGCGCTCCAAGCGTTTATGAAGTGGCCCCATTGTGGTATCAAACTCTTGATTCCGGGAAAACACGGACTAACATATGTCTCAGAACTGTATTCAGCATTCCAGAAATGCGGAGGCTCTTGCCTTCAAGGATCTTTGAAAACTCGCCAACAATTCCCAGACCACCAAGCTAACAGGGGGTAGGGGCGCTAACTGGATACCGTCTCTCCGAAGGCGAATCCGGGGCTTTCCTGATGACTGAGGACTTTCTTTTTGAGCAGCCAGCTCCTTCGAGAACTGAGAACTGTTTTGAGGACTCACTCACGGCACTAGCTGCTAGTGCACCATATTTCCTCGATATGTCATTGATTACTAGTAACTTAGTTTCAATAAGGCTATTTCAGCAAGTGCGGTCTTCTGAGAACTGAGAACTCTCCTTTACCGACGACTGAGGACTCTCTGAAGGGCGAAGCCGGGTTGCTAAGGACTCACTTGACGGCACTACCTTGCTAGTGCACCATATTTCTTGGATATGCCATTGATTATAAGTGACTTAGTATCTATAAGACCTATTTCAGCAAGGGGGGTCTTCTGAGAACCAAGAACTGTTCTTTAGCTTGTAGCCTGGCTACGGATGTGGCGGATGGCGTTTTTGCCTTGATGTTTGACCGTGTACATGAGTTCGTCTGCCTTTTGCACCATCTGCTCGGCGCTCTCGGGCGCCACTTCATAGGTCACCAGGCCCATGCTGAAGGTGACCGGCGAGCCCTTTTCCTGCATGGCGGAGGTCAGCAGGCGATGCAGCTTGGTGATCACGAAGGCAGCCGCGGCGTGGCCAGACTCGGGGAGCAGCAGCGCAAACTCATCTCCTCCCAACCGGGCGGCAAAATCCTCGGCGCGCAGATTGTTTTGCAAGACGCTGGCAACGCTGACCAGCAGTTGATCGCCGGCCTCATGGCCACTGGTATCGTTGACCTGCTTGAAGTTGTCGAGGTCAATGTAGGCCAAGCTTAAAGGACGAGTATAACGAATGGCGCGCTTTCGTTCCGATTCGGCCCTTTCATAAAAGGCGCGGCGGTTGGCCAAACCGGTAAGAGCGTCGCAGCGCGCGAGTTTCCTCTCGGCTTCGATCCGCGCCTCCTGGCTTTCATGAAGCTTCTTCTGCATCTCTATCGTCTGAGTAATATCCTGGGCATGGCCCAACACATACGGAGCGGTGCCGGGTTCCTGGAACAGGCGGTTGGTGAAATACCAGATGTGCTTCTCCCCTTTGCTGTCCACGACGGCCATATTTCCTTTAGCAATCTGCTTTTGCTCGATCTCTTTCAGATAGAGGTCAAATTCGGGCCTGGCCCAGTGAATCATCATGTCTCGAAGGTTTTTTCCAATGCATTCCTCCACCGTATACTGCAGACCCCGGGCAGCAGCCGGGTTAATGGAAAGTATTTTGCCTTCCAGATCATGGGTGCAAATCAGGGCTGTGCTGTTTTCTACCAGGTTGCGATAGCGCTCCTGGGCAACAATAAGACGCTCTTGAAAAGAGACGATTCGCTCGGCCACCAAGAGCCGTGCTTCCAGTTCACCAGGGTCCGGAGGTTTGCAAATGTAGTCGTCGGCCCCCGAACCAAGACCTTCAATGATATGTTGCGGTTCATTCTTGGCGGTAAGCAGCAAGATGTAAGTGTAATGGCGCCGGTTGAGGCGCCGCACCCGGCGGCAAAGTTCAATGCCTTCCACTCCGGGCATGATCCAATCGAGAATGGCGATAGTGGGGGCGTCGCCGTACTGCAATAGATCCCAGGCCTCAGATCCATCTGACGCTAACGAGACATCGTATCCCCATCTCTCCATGAAGCGCCGCAGCAGCTCCCGAACGACAGCGCTGTCATCCGCCACAATTACGCGGAGTGGCCCAGTCGAGCGATTGAGCCGTGTCTCTCCCGAGGCCCCGGTTGAACCCGACCTGGAGTCAGTAGACATGCTGGACCAAAATATAGTGCATATTAGCACTGTTTTCTTCCGTTCTCGGTTCTCAGTTCTCAGCGATTGCTCAGGATGTCAACAAGTCTGAGCTATACTCCCGCCTATAGCAGCATGCTGCGCTCCGTTCTATAATTGTTCTTCAAGCTTAGACACTGAAAGCCGGTAAAATTGTTTGCATACGATTTTGGCAGCCAGCGTCTAAATGAAACACTGACCAGGCGAGGAGTCCCGGGAATGCCCATCAAAAAAAGCGAAAAAATATGGCACAACGGAAAGTTTATTAATTGGGATGATGCCAAGTTGCACGTCATGTCCCACGTGATCCACTATGGCACTTCGGTCTTTGAGGGGGTTCGATGTTATGCCCTGCCATCAGGGTCGGGAATCTTCCGCGCCCACGAGCACGCCCAGCGCCTGCTGGATTCAGCCAAAATCTATCGCATTGACGTGGAGTACAGCCGCGAAGATTTGGTAGCCGCCATGGTAGATCTCGTGAA from Terriglobales bacterium includes:
- a CDS encoding AAA family ATPase, producing MNTALDPTRRGNDALDFEAALRRKIVGQDAAIEKVTQIYQMFLAGLTPPGRPVGNLLFLGPTGSGKTRVVEAMAEALFGDPKACIKIDCAEFQHSHEIAKLIGSPPGYLGHRETHPLLTQEALNEWHTEKLRLSLLLFDEIEKASDALWQLLLGILDKATLTLGDNRRVDLSHCIIIMTSNLGASETNELIHGAMGFAQRPALVDSKLDDKITRTAQEAARRKFSPEFMNRIDKMVVFKMLQPAHLERILEIELGMVQQRILQATGNSQFVFNCMPRVKSFLLEKGTDLKYGARHLKRAIERFIVFPLANLVATSQVKLGDYVRIDMDAEGKMAFVKEAEGAMVPVMLEKYGQEVGTPPQARAARAGAKTREFSVPNNK
- a CDS encoding diguanylate cyclase — its product is MSTDSRSGSTGASGETRLNRSTGPLRVIVADDSAVVRELLRRFMERWGYDVSLASDGSEAWDLLQYGDAPTIAILDWIMPGVEGIELCRRVRRLNRRHYTYILLLTAKNEPQHIIEGLGSGADDYICKPPDPGELEARLLVAERIVSFQERLIVAQERYRNLVENSTALICTHDLEGKILSINPAAARGLQYTVEECIGKNLRDMMIHWARPEFDLYLKEIEQKQIAKGNMAVVDSKGEKHIWYFTNRLFQEPGTAPYVLGHAQDITQTIEMQKKLHESQEARIEAERKLARCDALTGLANRRAFYERAESERKRAIRYTRPLSLAYIDLDNFKQVNDTSGHEAGDQLLVSVASVLQNNLRAEDFAARLGGDEFALLLPESGHAAAAFVITKLHRLLTSAMQEKGSPVTFSMGLVTYEVAPESAEQMVQKADELMYTVKHQGKNAIRHIRSQATS
- a CDS encoding putative glycoside hydrolase; the encoded protein is MEPRKLSLGVSHVNSFFVFLILILLGGCGFSRSQIGQTGNPAPAQAAATSATVATTGLPSGAAPFHYTVKRGESIPAVVRQFISHTSYMTGAELESALREANNKPKGNGLKPGEDLIIPGYETEPIVEHSVTVPKNFEVRAIYLTGTMAGSDHGIRIIRRWHDLGGNAVVFDIKDSDGSVNIAFDHPLAPKVKHHSIANLPKFIRFLHSENMHAIARIALFRDEHIARDYPELAVQSKRALAGTQTAPKPNKAAQDNAAAQNNVVAQTPANQNQTTPDQSTQAQATQTQAAQNESAQNQAAQATTVQKEAPQKKVAQKKPAQNKTAPQPWRENGKLVWADTSNPKVQEYNLALAKFVAGSGADEVQFDYVRFPAEGDQKDAWFAFMKSHPEWQRADVIADFLSRAYSELHPAGVLLSLDVFGVMAWQRSVDLNHTGQDIVRMAKYCDVLSPMIYPSHFFGMDGYRRPGDAPEHFISSSMQRFEKVTQGSGVVLRPWLQAFGWRTSTYSPQYIETQVKVAKNNGGVGFLFWNARNDYGRPFTAMPVMTHKMDEYFQAATKKS